A single genomic interval of Tursiops truncatus isolate mTurTru1 chromosome 16, mTurTru1.mat.Y, whole genome shotgun sequence harbors:
- the PCGF6 gene encoding polycomb group RING finger protein 6 isoform X2 has product MEGVPVITAGTAGSAKAEGAAAMPPPPPVSPPALTPAPAAGEEGQPPLSEAGAPGCSGSRPPELEPERTLGRLRGRFEDEDEELEEDEDLEEEEEEEEEEEMSHFSLRLEGGRPDSEDEEERLINLSELTPYILCSICKGYLIDATTITECLHTFCKSCIVRHFYYSNRCPKCNIVVHQTQPLYNIRLDRQLQDIVYKLVINLEEREKKQMHDFYKERGLEVPKPAVPQPVPSSKGRSKKVLESVFRIPPELDMSLLLEFIGANEGTGHFKGTRVQALVWEDPTCCGATKPMCHNY; this is encoded by the exons ATGGAGGGGGTCCCTGTGATAACGGCAGGCACCGCGGGCTCTGCCAAGGCTGAGGGAGCCGCAGCCATGCCGCCCCCGCCTCCCGTCTCCCCGCCTGCCCTTACTCCGGCGCCGGCAGCGGGTGAGGAGGGCCAGCCGCCACTCTCCGAGGCGGGGGCTCCAGGCTGCTCGGGCTCCCGGCCCCCTGAGCTGGAGCCGGAGCGCACCCTGGGCCGCTTGAGGGGCCGCttcgaggacgaggacgaggagtTGGAAGAGGATGAGGacctggaggaggaagaagaggaggaagaggaagaagagatgagCCACTTCTCGCTGAGGCTGGAGGGGGGCCGGCCGGACTCCGAGGACGAGGAGGAG CGCCTGATAAATCTCTCTGAGCTGACCCCATACATCTTGTGTTCCATTTGCAAAGGTTACTTAATAGATGCAACTACCATTACAGAATGTCTTCATACAT tttGTAAAAGCTGCATTGTAAGACACTTTTACTATAGCAACAGGTGTCCAAAATGCAACATAGTAGTACATCAGACACAACCTCTTTACAACATAAG GTTGGACCGACAGTTACAAGACATAGTGTACAAATTAGTGATCAATCTAGAGGAaa gagaaaaaaagcaaatgcatGATTTCTATAAAGAAAGAGGTCTAGAAGTACCTAAACCTG CTGTTCCACAGCCAGTCCCTTCGAGCAAAGGAAGATCTAAGAAAGTCTTAGAATCAGTGTTTCGTATTCCACCTGAACTTGACATGTCTTTATTACTAGAGTTTATTGG TGCTAATGAAGGCACGGGACATTTTAag gggacacgggttcaagccctggtctgggaagatcccacatgctgtggagcaactaagcccatgtgccacaactactga